CACTGTCACACTGATAACAGGAGAAAAAGCAAGAAGATTCATCCTGAGaagctgatgaagaggaggagtccCTCAACAATTTAAGCCTTCTAACATTGACTGTATCATCTGTTTCAGCtgaaaataaattcaaataGAACAGTTTGGACACTTTAAAGTCTGGAAGCAGCTATCCTGCCTCTATCCAAGTAAATCCACCTCTTTATCTTCATTTCctattgtgtgttttagtgcCTGGAGCAGTGCTTCCATGCAGAGGGTAACGGACTTCCTCTGAAAGCACTCCACTCTGACGAGTACAAAGTGAGAACTTTTCTTTTGATTAAATAttgtttgtaaaataaaaaaaaaatcattttcagaaCTCATTCACCACTCTATGGTCTCTGCCCAGACTCTTAAAGCTCACCTGAATCACAACTCCCTGAGCAGTCAACAGCTTGTGGAGAAGTTCCTCGAGAGGAAGATTTGGGAGCAGGTGAGTGTTGGGGAAACACTCCTCAGACTTCTATAAACTGAAGCTGGAGCTCTGTTCAGACTTGTTCCTTCTCTGATGACAGAAAGCGTACAGTGGAGAGAAATACGGCGCAGTCACCCTCCTCACATCCTACAGAAGATCAGACCAGAGGCTCAGAGTGGAGGTGCTGAATGCAGTCAACCTCTTACCAATGGACTCTAATGGTAAGACCATGCAGAACAGTCTCATCTACTGTAgacaacacacagtgtgagatgTTTCATAATGCTGGCTGCTGGCTTCTTCCAGGTCTCAGTGATCCAtttgtgcagctctgtctgGAGCCTAACCACATCTTCCCAGAGGTGGAGGTTCGCTCCACTCAGATCAAAAACTGCGATCTCAATCCGCTGTTTGATGAAGCCTTTGAATTGTAAGTCACCGCCTTGTTACTTGTTGATACTCTGTTAAGTTTTCTCCCTGActccttgttcctcctctttgtgTGGCAGTCTGGTCTCCATAGAGCAGTGTCAGGCTCAGGGGGCTTGCCTGGTGATCACAGTTCTGGACCATGACACTTTGAGGACAGATGACTTTGAAGGCGAGGCCTTCCTGGCACTGAAAGCCATACCAGGAGTCGCTGGAGAGAAGAAAGACGTGCTCGGCTCACTTCCAGTACCCGAACCTGCACAAATTCGGCTGCCTCTCATGCACCCTAAACCTAATGGTACGTCAGTGGGTTAAAAGACCACCATCTTTTTCTATGCTTACCTTGTCTGTGGTCTGAGGTAGCTATGTTAAATTTAGCAAGCTGTAAACATAGAGACCTATGgggagtcagcctcaagtggccacatgaggaactgcagttggCATCCCAGATAATCCTAACCTTTTCCCCCCTCAGAGGACAGCATCCTGAAGTTACTGGAATCCAGAAAAGGGGAGCGGGAAGCGCAGGCTTTTGTGAAGAAGCGAcggcagagagagaaacagtcaCAAGAGGGTGTTCAgccatgaacaaacacacagaaacaagctCTTCCTCCAAAAATATACAATTTGTTTTAATGTTctgtaccaaaaaaaaaacaaaaacaaacatccactCAGAAGGAAACACTGGTGTTGCATGAGTTGTGTGTGGACAGTATGCCGAGCAAGAAGACCGTCACAGTGATCATGAACACTTTCACACCTGCATTTGAACCTCACACAGCTCTTCATATCTGTATGCTTCCTGATGTTTTGTCTAATCAGTGCAAAGAGATAAGTATGACATCACttaactatgtgtgtgtgtgtgtgtgtgtatatttatatatattagaCTACAGTTGACATGATGAAATGTCAAAGATTActacaaatgtaaaaaaaaaaaaaaaaaaaagtttggctGAGTAATCTGTCccacattgattttttttttttttaaagattgcaATAGGGCCGCTTTGAACAAAAATATGTACGTTTAAGTAAACATGGaaagtaaaaattaaaaatatgtaaTTTCAAAGACTACACATGAATGTTTGCCTCGACTGCTGACGTGCTTTCCTCTTCCAGTTCCATGTAGAATACTAGAGAAAACCTGAGTGCTTTAAACAGAGGCCATCTGTTGTAAATGTAAAGAAATattactcttttttttaaatattttttactaTTGAACATTATTTGACAAATttaattttctaaaaaaaaaaggaaaacattaaaaaaatctaaatgaaAGAACAATTTTGATATAATCTAAGTGCTACCAGCAGACGgcctttttttttggctgtagCCATGTACGATCATTGCCCTTTAAGTGTTTTTAGTCAGACCTGTTGGTTTTGTTAAGATGGCtcgaaaaaaaatcattaaaagagctgctgtgtcatccatccatctgatTCGGAGGTCTTTGCTGACTCCTTGAATTGGATATTAGAACAGCTAAATGTTCAAGCTTGTATATGAAATACTTGTAGTGCCAAAAATCTTGGGACGATAAAATGACAGTGGAGACACTTACACCTCAGCAAATCACCCTGAAACTATCCAGATGGATGGATAACACTCCAGAGAGTATGTCTGCTTTAGATTATGCTTTGAGAATACAGGATTTATATCTATGCGGATAAATGTTTAAGTTAGAGAAGAAATAACAGCAGGCCAGTAGAGCAGAGAGGTAAAGAACAGTGTTTCTGGTCAAAAGCGATAACTAGTAAAAAGGTACTGTGTTCCATGGGTAACATTATTAATCCTAAATTCCTCATTAAGAGCTTTGACTTAGTGGCTGCTGCTCACTAAGCTGGTCATTTATCAGTAAACATCATCTTAAAAGTACACAACCAGATCAGTGCTAATGCTGTTATCACAAAGAGATCTCCGTGTAACGCGCTGCCAGGACGCAGAGGCTGGTATCTGTAGAATCAGGACTGACTGGTTTGGAATCTGCTGCGGTGGTCCAACGGAGAAGCAAGGTCAagagagctgctgctccagggTCTGTTCTGGGCAGAGCGGGCACtctgtggaggtggagcagCTCTCGCACTGTAGTCCGTGGCTGCAGGGCAGCGACACCGAGCCCTGCTCCCCACACGTCACGCAACACTGTCTCTGTTTCCTGTACACCACctgctccaacacacacacaagggaaaCCTTAGAGAAAAGCATTATGGGAACACAGCAACCAGCAGGCCCAGGGAtcgtcacagagacacacatgtgACTTGTAGTCTTACTTGTTCCACGGCGTGTAAACAGCTACAGAGCTGAGCCTGTAAACTGAGGACCGACTCTAGCGGCAATCGGTGTAGCAGCTGGAGTTGGTGCAGTGCAAGATGGGGATTGTCTCCGTTCCTTAAGCTCTCCAGCGCCTCCTGCAGGAGAGAAACCTGTCTCTGCGcgtcctcctctgcctgcctgGCTCGCTCTGCTTCCATGGCTAAACGTGCCGCATGGGCACGAGACTCCTCTGCGTCTGCTTTAAGAGCTGCCCACGACTGCAAATAGAAATAAGAACTATTATTTGTTACCCTCTTAAACTTGACTTGTCATTACACTAACACAaccattccacacacacacacacacataccccaCTACCTACCTACCTGAGCTGTGTGTCGCCAGCTGTGACCCCACTGCTTTAAAGCCCTGTgtgcttcctccagctcctgtttGAGCCTGTTAGTCTCTGCACAGGGCACAGAAGGCAGCAGGGTAGGGGGTGTACCAGGTGAACCCTGGCCTGAAGGAAAGTGCTCCCATATATTAGTGCTCATTCCATTAAGACCTACAAAGAGAGGAGTAAATATTAGAAAACCACAACATCCATCTATGACATCTTTAATGTAATCCGACAAACCTAAAGAACTATGAGATGGTCCGAGGAAGGTGCTCTCCGATTGGCCAGGTTGTGATAGATGAGTGGAGAAGAACGGCGAAGCATGCGGCCTCACTGGGGGTGATGGTGAAGGGGAGCTAAAAGGAGCGGAGCTGCTGAAAGACCCTGGGATGTTGACTGGAGCGGAACTCTGAAGCTGGCTACCtcctgtaaaaagaaaaagaaaaaaacaatcagcgGAACTATTTTCATAGATATGTGCACACTACCAGGTGCTCATGTACACGATGTGACATCATATGTGAAATACCCAGCATCACTCCCACACTGGGCAGACCAGAGCTGCTCTCCAGGCTTCTCTCCAATGCTGACACACCAAAATCATTCAGGTCAAGGTCATCCAGGGCCGACTCTGTGACACAAATGTGACACAATTTCCCTCTCAGATTTAAATTTGACTACATAAATGCCGAGCTTTGTGTGTCCTTACTTACCAACAACTGACTCTACAGTCTCACTGGTGGGGTAGAAGGGCAGAGCGTTAGCATTCATGCCCGAGGCGATGCTGGATCCGTGAGGACCGAGGGGGGCGGGGCTGGGTGGTGTGGCAGCCAGACTGGAGGGGATGCTGGAGGACAGACTCAAAGGGCTGCCGACcggcagaaacacagacaggtcCTGAAGAAGACAAAATGCATGCTGTGATATTTTATTGTTCGTAGAACAAAAAAAAGCGTGTTCATGGTGTTGTGATTTTACCTGCTTAATTTGTGTTGGTGCAAATTCTCTGTTTCGCTGCTCAAGAGCAAAACTTCTCTGCTTAGCCTGAAACCATGAAGATGAAACATTACTACACTAAAAAAATCATTGTTATTAATGTCCTAATGTTCCCCCCTTTAGTGCACTTATCCTCCTTACCTGGTCTTCCCGCTCAAACCCAGGCGCCCGGCCATaccctccctctcctgcccacgGAGACAGAGGCTCTGCTGCACCAACCATGTcctcacacaaagacaaaacactaCCCAGCAGCCCCTGCTCTGCCACACATGACCCTACAGAGGGGGAGAAGGGGTCTGGCACGGAACAAGGCACAGGCCCCATGTTGTGACTACTGGGACTTGACGATGGAGCCTCCTGGACAGGAAGAGGGTCTGGAGGTCTAGGAGGTGGAGGGGAGCTGGGGTTGGGGAACGATGGCTCCTCGGGACCAAAGGGCTCTAGATGAGgtttaaaaaccataaaaatgacaaaatgaatCATTAAATACTTGTAAGTGAGTgtagagctgctgttgtggGGACTTACTTTCAACATGGGCAAAGGCACAGAAGGGCCCTCTAGGACAGCTGCCACACTGCTGCATGTCATTACACTTGGTGGATTTATAGATCTATGAGGagataaaacacatttatatttatcacTGCTTTTACCTGGAGTGGTCTCTGTACGATCTCGGTGGAAACAGACCCACCTCTGGATGGAACTGCTGTTCTGTTCTCGTGTGGCAGTACTGACATCCCTCTGCTCCCTCACATTTACTGGGATCTCCCCATTCTTCACTCTGTTTCACAGCTGGACACGGCAACGCTCTGTAGCGACAACAATCCGGATCTAGTTAAAACTAGACACACTGTTATACACACATTTCATCTCCGTTCACGCCATGATAGACCAGACCTGTATTTGTGCTTGTGCGGGCTGCGCCTCCTGTCTTTGCTGTTATGGTAATATGGACAGGCATACCCTTGGCGACACAGGCGAGGTGGCTTCTTACAGAGCTCCGTCTTGTAGTGGGACAGCACGTAGTTGTTATCTGAGGAGATACAGAGCGATATGAAGCAAAGGTGCCTCTTTGGTCTTCATATTTCAGATCTCACCGGTAACACCTCACCTTGCCAGCGTGGCTCCTCACTCAGAATCTTCTCTATCAGGGCTGTACTCGCTGCCTGTCCTGACTGTccgtctcctccacctccttccgAGGCCCCTGAGCCTCCTTGCGACTCCATCACTTGCACCTCTCTGTAAAAAACACAACGTGTAAGGACATACAtaacagatttttctttttaaaaaagattTAATTTTGCCCACCGGATATCATAAACAGGGCTCCGCAGGTCATGCGATCCGTGAGCGAAGGCACAGTGGGATCCATTTTTGCTGCAGTGGCCTTTTGAATCTGTTTCATGGATACATGATCCGGTCTTATAGTAACGGAGATGGTATCTGCGCTCTGTGTCGCCTGCTGTTCGATGTAAAAATGGGCACCTGGAACAAAGAATGAAATCACATTCAAAATATTAAGACAAGCTTTTTTAAACAATTGTTATACATTTGGGCAGAACAAATTTGTCAACACCATTATTTCTACATAAAAGATATCTACACTTTAATTTAATCTATCTGAAAGactattttttatattttacaaaataaattaGGATCACAAGCCATTAAACTGTAATGTTTGAAAGATGagaatgtatttttgtgtttactgtcccTCTGACTTAAGAAATATCTCCTCTGACTAAGAAATATACATCTAATGTTAAGAAGCCCTCAACACGTTTGCATAATGGCAGCAATTGACCGTTCTGAGTCTGAAAAGAACAGTCTAATGGTACACTTAGCACGCCACAAAGTCGTTCATTAGCATGTTTTAAAGTTATCCCAGCGGCATTCTGAAATCACCTTCTGGCCtttgtatttacattttctttgtctgtaaATGTCTGATGTTAAAACCACAACAGCTCTGCACGTTTCAGTGGAAGAAAGTCCTACAGAGGGATTTAATAGGTGCTAAAGCTTGCTGTGAAGATCATGCTTCACATATTCTTCACAAGAAGGTGTGTGTCTCACCCAAATGTTTGTAACTGGACAGGGATGACGGTTTGGATATGAACAGGTTTTAACCTTCTATGACTTAAGTGGCCGATAAAAACAATCCTGAAATCTGAACCTTATCACACAAGAAATCTCACTGCATTACGAGAGACTCACACAACTGCACAAACTCCAACAAAGTCTTGTTGATTCTGAGGTATgaggtatgtaaacatgttggGATGCGCCAAAAGCCTCAGTTTCACTCACTCATCTCCATCAGGGCATGTTCCTGTCCCCTCATCATATTTAGTACAGTAAACATCTGGGCTGTAGTTAAAGGTGCCGTCCCGTCTGCGGATGGGTCTGCGGCGCCGCTGGTTCAGGAAATGCCAGTGGAAGCAGGAAAAAGGCCGGTgctgtgtacatttgtgttgtACGAACAAGGGGCACTGTTCAGTTCTGAACTCCTTCAAATATCTGAGGGAAGAGAAgcaacaacaaagacagaaacataTATAATATCACTGCCTCCTTACATGAACGATGATATATTCATATTAACCTGTAATGCTTTCACTATGTCTGCTTGTTATGATGTTACTCCCAAAGACCCATATCTGCCTAATCTGAACCTAGCTCCTATTGTGATGACAAACATAAGCGTTTAGTATGATGTAGCTAAACAAGAATAATATATACtaaacactacacacacatcaacacaacctAAATGTTGTCTTTAAGAAAGTGAGTAACGTTAGGCCTCTTTATCAATTCCTGCTTCGGTTACCACGCATATCATCACTTAGCAGGCTTGGTTCtgtcattttaaacaaagttacaaaaacatttttcgAACTACTTTTTAGCTACGGCTGGTGTTTACGCTTACACGTGAGGTTGTGTACACTAGCGATTCCAGCTAACTAGCTACGTACGTGTAATGTTGAGGTTTCTCGGGCTGTGCGTTCAGCACAGTTGCGGGAGATGTCGACCCCCCTGCGGGCGAAGACGAAGAGGACGAAGAGGGTCCCCCGGTAGTCGTCGCTGCCGAAGATGATGGGGGCTGTGCGTGTGTTTTAGACATTTTACCCGTTTGAAGCCTAACAACAAGAAGATTGTTTTTAGCTTACTGGCTAGCTATTCTCGTTAGCTTCGAAATCCGCATTCTACGACGATGTGAGCCTGCGCAAAACAAGGGGAAGTACTAGTAGCAAAAAAGGGGACAACTACACACAACTTGGAATTATGGGATATGAAGTCCATTCCTAACGTCCTTTATAATTGTGTAAATCACAACATTCTGCTGAAAtgtgaatatatataatatgatatAGCTGCATATATCATGTTTTTAGACAGCAGAAACAGAAGACAATCAAACAATAATTGAGTTATCGTCCATGTTACGTGTCCGCTAATCCTATTGGCTTTGCGGCATGTCAATTATGATGGGAAAGCCAATGAGAGTGTAGTATTCTTCTACAACAGTGACGTCACGACAAAGTATTAATAGTCGGCCTCGTTCGTTCCATAGACAAAATCGCCTTCGTTCGGTCGGTGATCGTCGTTGGATTGTCATTTGCGGCTTTTATTGCATTAACAGACGCCCTCAAAGGTAACGAGATTGcctcattttgtttattttgtgccGGGTTAACTGTTGTCGAGTGCTGTGTCGatattatgtttgtgtttataggGATTTGTGAGGCTAACGTGTCGAGTTGCTAACAGTGGGGCTAGCTATAAATAGAACAATGGAGGCTAAAAGACGTTTATCGTTTAGCGTCACTGCCTTATATAATACTATAGACGTCAAACGAACCAAATTCTGTTTGAAGCAGGGGAAAGCGGGTGATGTCTGATATTAATTACAACATGTTTATTGGCTACGGTTTTTTATGTGTAGGCTTCTAGTGTTTGGCGGACTCGGGTGGCAATGTCGTTCGGGATGAAACTGAAAATGGCGAAGTCGAAAAAGAAAAGCCTGACTGGCCGGGCTGGTTTGAGCGCCGAGTGTTTTGACGCCATTGTCTCTTATTTGGAGTCGGCCTCAGACGAGGGAGCTAGCTTAAACTGTAGCATAAAAGTCACGAAGTTTTTTATAGTGCATGTTATGATTGAACAATCTGCGTCATATTTATATAATGACCAGCTTTGCTCGTAGATGGGTGTAGTGTTGTTACTAATGAGAAGCCGTCGCCTCCCAGTAGTAACAGCCTTGGGGGAGGGGAGCTGTGTTTTCAGCTAGCTAcacgttagcatgttagcttcgCATCTATATGACTGTCTATGCGACTGATCCAAATTCATGCACACGATGAACGCAaatttaatattaatgttgttgTCGCTTTTATAGTTAGTACGAGATGGCCCGTACCAAGCAGACTGCCCGTAAATCTACTGGAGGAAAGGCGCCAAGGAAGCAGCTGGCTACCAAGGCAGCTAGGAAGAGTGCACCGTCCACTGGAGGCGTGAAGAAGCCTCATCGTTACAGGTTTGTCAATAACCATGAGCCCTGCTTTAAACCTGTCACTATATTTGCAGCTTGTTTGATgtcgttttgttttgttttctaggCCTGGAACTGTCGCTCTGAGGGAGATTCGTCGTTACCAGAAGTCCACTGAGCTGCTTATCCGCAAGCTGCCCTTCCAGCGCCTGGTGAGAGAAATCGCCCAGGATTTCAAGACTGATCTGCGCTTCCAGAGCGCTGCGATTGGTGCCCTTCAGGTAAATGTGTATGAACATATGCAGACTAGCAATGACGGAGCCATTTGAGCAACACTTCACTCTCCTGaacttttttcttcctttcaacAGGAGGCCAGTGAAGCTTACCTGGTGGGTCTGTttgaggacaccaacctgtgcgccatccacgcaaAACGTGTCACCATcatgcccaaagacatccagctggcccgtaGGATAAGGGGAGAGAGGGCTTAAGTGGTTGTCATTGTCACCACAAATGCTCCTATTTATCATACTTAACCATTTTGTGGacatttttatccttttttttaaatttcttttgaattttgtatttttagagaTGCGTCAACCATTCCACAAACCTGAGTACACTTAGGGTAGCAGCGGGAGTATCTATCTACCTATTTATCCATCATGGGTCATACTAGATGTATCATTACTGCACCACTCACTCAGTTTTTGTGGGTGTCGGGGCTCCTTCTGGGGGATGGAGTGGTCTTTTTGAAACGAGGATGATTTCTTCACATCTTCCATGAGAGAGCCAAAGTTTATTTACCCACCCACCTACCACTACCACACAATGCCAGCATGTCGTGCTCATAGGCCTCACTGCAGTGTCAGGGTATTGGCTTGATCCTCTGTGCTCGGTGAAGAGGCACACTGCAGATCCCTCTGTATTTTTCTGGACagctttttacatgtttttccaACATAAAATCTTGGCAGCTACATTTAATACTATTTATGAAATGTTGTCACATGTCTTTCTATTAAAGGTCTTTATGGGTAGAAACATGTGTTCTGTGGTGTTAATATTCCGACACTTgattcagtgtgttttcactacaCGTCTTTATTTACAAAGTGTAAATGAGTCGACCTCCGCTGGTGATTTGTCATACAAACCACTCGGTGTGCTTGAACCCAGTAGCTGTGAACGAACATGAAAACTATTATGATACAGAAAAGGTTAACTGATTATTTATTgttgcagttgtgccataccGATCCGACAGACGATGTCCTCGCACTCCTTGATGGTGCTGGCTCGGAGCGCCACACAGCAGAATCCTGTTGTCTGTGGGGTTTCTGGGGAGTCTCTGTGAACAGAGCCAATCATGTGCTTAGATGACATCTGTGTCCAGCCAATGACAACAGAGCTGATTATTGCATCACCACATCCTGTCTTCAGAGGGGTGTGACCTAAATCCTCTCTTTAACACTGCAACATCAACACTGGCTGTGTCTAGAGTGTGTAAATACTTACGCCACACAGAATGCAAATATTGTGTAGTCCGGTTGAGCATATCTCCCTACACATGAAATCTCAGGATAGTGATGCTCAAACAGCTCCTGAGGACACATGAGAAAATtaggatgttttgtttttgtttgcggCTTTAATCCTGGCGACTTTACTTACCTGTTTACTGTTTCTTTCCGTGCACGTTAAATGTGTTTCCTTCATATCTAAAAGCACCTCCTGTGGGACAAATTACAGTGATTGAGACACAGAACAGAAGCAAACATCCACAAGGATCGGTGTGGCCTCAGGCAGAGGAGTGCTTTCATTACCTTGCTGGGCAGGTTTTTCTGCAACACCTGTGGAATTGCATGCTGCAGCACCTCCTTCCCTccaaactaaaagaaaaacagcatttaTAGGACACAACGGTATAAACAATGATTCAATACAACTATATACAAACGGCTATTTACCAATCCAATGTTTGCTTTCCCCAGGTACTGCACAATGTACACAATCCTGTTGAGGAGAAGTTAGTATCTGTCATCATGTGGGTGGCTAGAATCCTTCATTGTGAGGCATCAGTGTGTACTTCATATCACTTGCCTGCCCTCTTTGAGACACTGTGACGGAGGAGGCTTTTGCTCTGTGCTGGTCGTTTGTTGTGAGGGAGCAGGACCAAGCTGCAGAGCTGGGTTCTCCACCTGCAGGGCCCGCAGGGGTTTTATAAGGGGCCGATACACCGTTCCATCCTGGGCTCTCCACCTTAAAACACGGATGGAAAGAGGGCTGCCTTTAAACCGGGAGAGGACCACTCCAGCCTGGACAAAAAGGATAGTGTATACGTTAAAAGTGAGGTTAATGCAGGCTTCCATTTTGGATTAGGGTTTAGCCTTATAAATGCGGCTATGTTTACCATGTTAACAAGCTGCCCACACCCATGCAAGTGTTTGCAGTTACACCGGCAGATTAGGGTGCAGCTACAGTGGAAAATACATAATGTCACAGCCTGTCAGGTATTCATTAACAAGACAGAAAGGAAACAACAGCACCCTGAACCTAAATATCAACATAAGACTTATAATGCAAGATGTATAAATCCTATACTCACCTGTCCATTTTTGGAATTCCTCAATGATGTCCCATTAATCTCATCAATGATGTCACCTGGAGAGATGAATTTGTCCACGTCAGCCTGACTGCCGGGTGTCAGTTCAATGACAAAGACGCGCCCGCTGAGATACCTGACAACCGCCATGCATAGATGATGCAGATGGTGGCAGTTATgcaacttgttttgtttttttttatgcagaaaaaaatgtctttttgtaaAAATACAAACCTTAACACCATCCCTACCTCCCGACAAGGCACGACTTCATACATCTCACACACCTAAAAAACATCCAGAAAGACAATATCCATCAATACAGCTCCTACAATTCTGTGAGATGTGTAACATGAATCTCTTTTCTTACTGGTAGGAGCCAGCTCTCGtctaaaaaactgcagttctatATGAAGAAAGCAGAAATGTGTATTAGTGAAATGGATCTATGATGCGTTTTCTTAGCATATAGGACAAGCTCTGACCTCCATGTCAAGTTTGAAGTCCATTTGAGAAAGGACGAGCAGCAGCGACATAAACGGCTCTGGGGAAAGGAAGAACAGGTGTTGATGTTGGATGCAAGATAATCAGGTGCTGCTGATAAGAATTTCCTCCTTTCGTGCAAGCCCTCACCAACAAATTCCTCATTCCTGAGTATGGATAAAGTCGAGCTGTACCACTGGAAGGGTGACAAGAAAATATGTCAACCAATGCATGTGTACATGTAAGTAATTTACAAACAGAGGAGTCATATTGTGCTGTCTGACCTCCAGGACTCTGggtgtgtgcagcagatgtGTGAAGAACTGCGGCAGGACCTTGCGGCTGAGGGCCAGCCTGAGCAGGTACCGTCCTCGGCCCTGAGCCGAGAGCAGCTTCCTGCAAACTCTGGTCTGCTCAACCGCCAGGGACAGAGCAGAGagcctacatacacacacacagggggacgGCAGTCCTTAGATCTCCAGTacagacatgtaaacatgctcCCTATCAATCCATCAGGGTGCTGTTACCTGCCACAGGCATCTTGCTGGGGAAGCTGTTCAAAACACTGCCAGTAATCTCTGTGTACCAGACTGAGGACCGGCTCTGGAGAagaagcaaaacacacaaatgacacTCCGACATTCATCAATGATGATCAGAAAAATATGACTCAAAAACTGAACTGACGTTGGAGCCCCTTCCTGAGGACCAGTTCcaggagctcacagcaggaggCGAGGTGAGGGTTGGAGTCTGTCACCACCTCCCCATCTGACTGCAGGTTCAGGACGCACACTGGAGGGaatgcagatgacacacacctgtgatcCATGTTATCACAGAGGCACAAGTTGTGGCTGATGCTTTTAATGGAAAGCTTCTGAGACGCGATGCAATCAGCCGCCTGTACAGCGGAGCCATCATGATGAGGCATCATCTGGTATTGATGCTTACCTTTCAGAGTGCCGAGGAGAGGGTCCTTGGGTGCCATGTTGAGCTTCCAGCTGTGATCAGATGCTGTCTTTGATATGAGACGCACCAGCCTCCTGTCATTCACACTTCCGTGTATAACATACCGAGACACCTTCCCATTCCACAGTAACtacagatacacagagagagagggtggagagcTGGATCAGACACTGCGTGGTTAAACCTTAAAACAGAACACCTCATGGGTA
This window of the Parambassis ranga chromosome 6, fParRan2.1, whole genome shotgun sequence genome carries:
- the unk gene encoding RING finger protein unkempt homolog isoform X1; translation: MSKTHAQPPSSSAATTTGGPSSSSSSSPAGGSTSPATVLNAQPEKPQHYTYLKEFRTEQCPLFVQHKCTQHRPFSCFHWHFLNQRRRRPIRRRDGTFNYSPDVYCTKYDEGTGTCPDGDECPFLHRTAGDTERRYHLRYYKTGSCIHETDSKGHCSKNGSHCAFAHGSHDLRSPVYDIREVQVMESQGGSGASEGGGGDGQSGQAASTALIEKILSEEPRWQDNNYVLSHYKTELCKKPPRLCRQGYACPYYHNSKDRRRSPHKHKYRALPCPAVKQSEEWGDPSKCEGAEGCQYCHTRTEQQFHPEIYKSTKCNDMQQCGSCPRGPFCAFAHVEKPFGPEEPSFPNPSSPPPPRPPDPLPVQEAPSSSPSSHNMGPVPCSVPDPFSPSVGSCVAEQGLLGSVLSLCEDMVGAAEPLSPWAGEGGYGRAPGFEREDQAKQRSFALEQRNREFAPTQIKQDLSVFLPVGSPLSLSSSIPSSLAATPPSPAPLGPHGSSIASGMNANALPFYPTSETVESVVESALDDLDLNDFGVSALERSLESSSGLPSVGVMLGGSQLQSSAPVNIPGSFSSSAPFSSPSPSPPVRPHASPFFSTHLSQPGQSESTFLGPSHSSLGLNGMSTNIWEHFPSGQGSPGTPPTLLPSVPCAETNRLKQELEEAHRALKQWGHSWRHTAQSWAALKADAEESRAHAARLAMEAERARQAEEDAQRQVSLLQEALESLRNGDNPHLALHQLQLLHRLPLESVLSLQAQLCSCLHAVEQQVVYRKQRQCCVTCGEQGSVSLPCSHGLQCESCSTSTECPLCPEQTLEQQLS
- the unk gene encoding RING finger protein unkempt homolog isoform X2 codes for the protein MSKTHAQPPSSSAATTTGGPSSSSSSSPAGGSTSPATVLNAQPEKPQHYTYLKEFRTEQCPLFVQHKCTQHRPFSCFHWHFLNQRRRRPIRRRDGTFNYSPDVYCTKYDEGTGTCPDGDECPFLHRTAGDTERRYHLRYYKTGSCIHETDSKGHCSKNGSHCAFAHGSHDLRSPVYDIREVQVMESQGGSGASEGGGGDGQSGQAASTALIEKILSEEPRWQDNNYVLSHYKTELCKKPPRLCRQGYACPYYHNSKDRRRSPHKHKYRALPCPAVKQSEEWGDPSKCEGAEGCQYCHTRTEQQFHPEIYKSTKCNDMQQCGSCPRGPFCAFAHVEKPFGPEEPSFPNPSSPPPPRPPDPLPVQEAPSSSPSSHNMGPVPCSVPDPFSPSVGSCVAEQGLLGSVLSLCEDMVGAAEPLSPWAGEGGYGRAPGFEREDQAKQRSFALEQRNREFAPTQIKQDLSVFLPVGSPLSLSSSIPSSLAATPPSPAPLGPHGSSIASGMNANALPFYPTSETVESVVESALDDLDLNDFGVSALERSLESSSGLPSVGVMLGGSQLQSSAPVNIPGSFSSSAPFSSPSPSPPVRPHASPFFSTHLSQPGQSESTFLGPSHSSLGLNGMSTNIWEHFPSGQGSPGTPPTLLPSVPCAETNRLKQELEEAHRALKQWGHSWRHTAQSWAALKADAEESRAHAARLAMEAERARQAEEDAQRQVSLLQEALESLRNGDNPHLALHQLQLLHRLPLESVLSLQAQLCSCLHAVEQVVYRKQRQCCVTCGEQGSVSLPCSHGLQCESCSTSTECPLCPEQTLEQQLS
- the unk gene encoding RING finger protein unkempt homolog isoform X3, translating into MSKTHAQPPSSSAATTTGGPSSSSSSSPAGGSTSPATVLNAQPEKPQHYTYLKEFRTEQCPLFVQHKCTQHRPFSCFHWHFLNQRRRRPIRRRDGTFNYSPDVYCTKYDEGTGTCPDGDECPFLHRTAGDTERRYHLRYYKTGSCIHETDSKGHCSKNGSHCAFAHGSHDLRSPVYDIREVQVMESQGGSGASEGGGGDGQSGQAASTALIEKILSEEPRWQDNNYVLSHYKTELCKKPPRLCRQGYACPYYHNSKDRRRSPHKHKYRALPCPAVKQSEEWGDPSKCEGAEGCQYCHTRTEQQFHPEIYKSTKCNDMQQCGSCPRGPFCAFAHVEKPFGPEEPSFPNPSSPPPPRPPDPLPVQEAPSSSPSSHNMGPVPCSVPDPFSPSVGSCVAEQGLLGSVLSLCEDMVGAAEPLSPWAGEGGYGRAPGFEREDQAKQRSFALEQRNREFAPTQIKQDLSVFLPVGSPLSLSSSIPSSLAATPPSPAPLGPHGSSIASGMNANALPFYPTSETVESVVESALDDLDLNDFGVSALERSLESSSGLPSVGVMLGGSQLQSSAPVNIPGSFSSSAPFSSPSPSPPVRPHASPFFSTHLSQPGQSESTFLGPSHSSLGLNGMSTNIWEHFPSGQGSPGTPPTLLPSVPCAETNRLKQELEEAHRALKQWGHSWRHTAQVVVGSS
- the LOC114437241 gene encoding histone H3.3; its protein translation is MARTKQTARKSTGGKAPRKQLATKAARKSAPSTGGVKKPHRYRPGTVALREIRRYQKSTELLIRKLPFQRLVREIAQDFKTDLRFQSAAIGALQEASEAYLVGLFEDTNLCAIHAKRVTIMPKDIQLARRIRGERA